The proteins below are encoded in one region of Candidatus Bathyarchaeota archaeon A05DMB-5:
- a CDS encoding Ni/Fe hydrogenase subunit alpha, whose protein sequence is MKEIVINPITRLEGHGKITIFLNDKGDVENAYFQVPELRGFEKFCEGRRAEDLPIITTRICGVCPVAHHMASAKALDAAFNVEPTETAKKLRELEYVAYYIYDHILHFYFLGGPDLVVGPDAPPAKRNVLGVIEKAGLEIGKEVIKHRAYGQKITGMLGGRPTHPVSACVPGGIAKALSEEERQEIETMVRSCVEFAKFSLKLFDDIVLKNADYVNLVKSEPYTLKTYYMGTVDKNNHVNFYDGKVRVVDPNGKEFVKFAPSEYLDVIEEHVEPWTYVKLPYLKKIGWNGFVDGEESGIYRVGPLGRLNAAEGMATPLANEEYKRMYKTLGGKPVHATLAFHWARLIELLYAAERALELVTDPDITRKDIKNKPGKPGEGVGIVEAARGTLIHHYILDEKALAKKVNLIVATTHNAPGICMSIKNAAKGLIRNGKVSDGILNMVEMAFRAYDPCFACATHFAVGEMPLEVEIYDSERRLVRKLRR, encoded by the coding sequence ATGAAAGAAATAGTAATAAACCCAATAACTCGACTTGAAGGGCACGGAAAAATAACCATATTCCTAAACGACAAAGGCGACGTGGAAAACGCTTACTTCCAAGTTCCAGAACTCAGAGGCTTCGAAAAGTTCTGCGAAGGAAGAAGGGCCGAGGACCTACCCATAATAACCACGAGAATCTGCGGTGTATGTCCAGTTGCGCATCACATGGCAAGCGCCAAAGCCCTAGACGCAGCGTTTAACGTGGAACCCACAGAAACAGCCAAGAAACTGAGAGAACTGGAGTATGTCGCCTACTACATTTACGACCACATCTTACACTTCTACTTCTTAGGCGGTCCAGACTTAGTTGTTGGACCAGACGCTCCACCAGCAAAAAGAAACGTTCTCGGCGTAATAGAAAAGGCTGGATTAGAAATCGGCAAAGAAGTGATAAAGCATAGGGCTTATGGACAAAAAATAACCGGCATGCTCGGCGGAAGACCCACTCATCCCGTGAGCGCTTGCGTGCCTGGCGGAATCGCTAAGGCTTTGTCTGAGGAAGAAAGGCAAGAAATAGAAACGATGGTTAGAAGCTGCGTGGAGTTTGCAAAGTTCAGCCTGAAACTCTTTGACGACATAGTTCTCAAAAACGCTGATTACGTGAACCTAGTTAAAAGCGAACCATACACATTGAAAACCTACTACATGGGAACCGTTGACAAAAACAATCATGTGAATTTCTATGACGGCAAAGTTCGAGTTGTAGACCCGAACGGGAAAGAATTCGTGAAATTTGCCCCTTCAGAATACTTAGATGTTATTGAAGAACACGTTGAACCTTGGACTTACGTTAAACTGCCCTACCTGAAAAAAATTGGATGGAACGGATTTGTTGACGGTGAGGAAAGCGGCATATACCGTGTTGGGCCCTTAGGCAGATTAAACGCTGCTGAAGGCATGGCAACGCCATTAGCGAATGAAGAATACAAGAGAATGTACAAAACTCTCGGCGGCAAACCTGTCCACGCCACTTTGGCTTTTCACTGGGCACGATTAATTGAGCTTCTATACGCGGCTGAACGCGCTTTGGAGCTAGTAACAGACCCTGACATAACAAGGAAGGACATCAAGAACAAGCCTGGAAAGCCCGGAGAAGGCGTAGGCATCGTGGAAGCAGCCAGAGGAACGCTTATTCACCATTACATACTTGACGAGAAAGCCTTAGCCAAAAAAGTCAACTTGATAGTGGCTACAACCCACAACGCGCCGGGCATTTGCATGTCTATTAAGAACGCGGCAAAGGGCTTGATACGCAATGGTAAAGTTAGCGATGGCATATTGAACATGGTTGAGATGGCTTTCAGGGCTTATGACCCTTGCTTTGCTTGTGCTACACACTTTGCTGTTGGCGAGATGCCGCTTGAGGTTGAAATTTACGACAGCGAAAGGCGTTTAGTAAGAAAGTTGAGAAGGTGA
- a CDS encoding oxidoreductase, which translates to MNKLKVAFYWAASCGGCEIAVLDINEKILDVIQIADIVFWPVAMDIKYKDVEAMPDKNIDVCFFNGAIRTEENEHMAKLLRQKSKTLVAFGSCACDGCVIGLGNLWNKEKIFERAYFETPSTKNPRSVTPQTSLKVKEGELELPEFYDTVKTLAQTVDVDYFLSGCPPPIPCILQAIEAIASGKLPPKGSSLLPTKAVCDECPREKKDRKLHEIKRIYEIDDDFKTCFWDQQVICMGPATRAGCGAQCPKVNIPCTGCGGPAPRVSDQGAAAISALASIATDPSVIKKIVDPVGTFYKYSLANSILRRKIMK; encoded by the coding sequence ATGAACAAGCTTAAAGTTGCCTTCTACTGGGCAGCAAGCTGCGGAGGCTGCGAAATCGCCGTCTTGGACATAAATGAAAAAATCCTCGACGTTATACAAATTGCTGACATCGTTTTCTGGCCAGTAGCCATGGACATAAAATACAAAGACGTAGAAGCCATGCCAGACAAAAACATCGACGTCTGCTTCTTCAACGGCGCCATAAGAACCGAAGAAAACGAGCACATGGCAAAACTCCTAAGACAAAAATCCAAAACCCTTGTAGCATTCGGCTCATGCGCATGCGACGGATGCGTAATAGGCCTCGGAAACCTTTGGAACAAAGAGAAAATCTTCGAAAGAGCATATTTTGAAACTCCATCAACAAAAAACCCGCGTTCTGTAACCCCGCAAACTTCATTAAAAGTGAAAGAAGGAGAACTTGAACTGCCAGAGTTTTATGACACTGTGAAAACTTTAGCTCAAACCGTAGACGTGGATTACTTCCTCTCTGGATGTCCACCGCCAATCCCATGCATCCTCCAAGCCATCGAAGCAATAGCAAGCGGCAAACTCCCGCCAAAAGGCTCTAGTCTCCTTCCGACAAAGGCAGTTTGCGATGAATGCCCAAGAGAAAAGAAAGACCGAAAACTCCACGAAATAAAAAGAATCTACGAAATAGACGATGACTTCAAAACGTGCTTCTGGGACCAGCAAGTCATCTGCATGGGACCCGCAACACGCGCAGGATGCGGCGCACAATGTCCCAAAGTGAACATACCATGCACTGGCTGTGGTGGTCCAGCGCCGCGCGTGAGCGACCAAGGCGCTGCAGCGATAAGTGCTCTGGCATCCATAGCCACAGACCCAAGCGTTATTAAAAAGATTGTTGACCCCGTTGGAACTTTCTACAAGTATTCTCTTGCCAACTCGATATTGCGGAGGAAGATAATGAAATGA
- a CDS encoding Lrp/AsnC family transcriptional regulator yields the protein MEKFDENDRRIVSLLMEKPDMSQTAIASHLKLSQPAVYARIRRLRTSGILTRVVGVNLTGINLHMVKVEITAKEPWKIVDFFDKCPMFVNGFIISGRHNLCLFFVSERLQAIECCVNHNLRKNPNVLDAESNVVVTPVKDFVVPLKIYSEKREKSPCGKTCAEQSCYPDGKCLGCPATVFYKGKLL from the coding sequence TTGGAAAAATTTGATGAAAATGATAGAAGAATCGTTTCACTACTTATGGAAAAACCAGACATGTCACAAACTGCAATAGCAAGTCATTTGAAACTTTCGCAGCCCGCAGTTTATGCAAGAATAAGACGCTTGAGAACCTCTGGGATATTAACTAGAGTAGTCGGTGTGAACCTAACGGGGATAAATTTACATATGGTGAAAGTAGAAATAACTGCTAAAGAGCCATGGAAAATAGTGGATTTTTTCGATAAGTGTCCAATGTTTGTGAATGGGTTTATTATCTCTGGGAGACATAATTTGTGCCTCTTTTTTGTAAGCGAAAGACTACAAGCAATCGAATGCTGTGTCAACCATAATTTAAGGAAAAACCCTAATGTTTTAGATGCAGAATCCAACGTTGTGGTAACTCCCGTCAAGGATTTTGTTGTTCCGCTTAAGATTTATTCTGAAAAGCGTGAAAAATCTCCTTGCGGAAAAACGTGTGCAGAGCAATCTTGCTATCCAGATGGAAAATGTTTAGGATGCCCAGCCACGGTGTTCTATAAAGGAAAACTTCTATAG
- a CDS encoding sulfur reduction protein DsrE — protein sequence MVTISFLFFSGPYQSESPETVVELAKAALAKGYKVKIFCYMDAVNNVMTFQKKVPGVTNIEEQFRELIAKGAEVRLCTLCMLVRGTKDTIEGATKAGTPDIAEMAEGSDRFLVVF from the coding sequence ATGGTAACTATTAGCTTTCTGTTCTTTTCTGGTCCGTATCAATCTGAAAGTCCAGAAACAGTAGTTGAATTGGCAAAGGCAGCTTTGGCAAAGGGGTATAAAGTCAAAATTTTCTGTTACATGGACGCGGTCAACAATGTAATGACGTTTCAAAAAAAAGTTCCGGGGGTCACTAATATAGAGGAGCAATTCAGAGAGTTAATAGCAAAAGGAGCAGAAGTACGCTTATGCACACTTTGCATGCTTGTTCGAGGAACAAAGGACACTATAGAAGGTGCTACAAAAGCTGGAACGCCTGATATTGCAGAGATGGCAGAGGGATCTGACAGGTTTCTAGTTGTTTTTTAG
- a CDS encoding YeeE/YedE family protein has product MIEPTYILSGLIVGILFGFALQRGRFCMNSAFRDIILLKEYTLLKAVIVAIIVSMIGFHVMASLGVIQLNPKSFFWGANIVGGFIFGVGMVLAGGCASGTTYRVGEGMVGSFVALLGFMMSAVITSSGALKGVKSDLQTMTKITITDQGPLVASTNRSPTLANIIGVDPWIIVIVIAIIGIGVLAWKRKGGEKTEGSLSEKIFKRGWSWWATGIVIGIIAMIAFPASAAAGRNYPLGITGGWSTFLNTLIKGDANVLTWETFLVIGVVIGAAIAAGIAGEFKLRAPGPGRLVQQFIGGLLLGIGAVIADGCNIGHILSGIPQLAISSIIAGFSIIMGCWVTAYLLLMRR; this is encoded by the coding sequence TTGATCGAGCCAACATATATTCTTTCAGGATTAATAGTGGGAATACTTTTTGGTTTCGCATTACAACGCGGCAGATTCTGCATGAACTCGGCTTTCAGAGACATAATCCTTTTGAAAGAATACACTCTTCTCAAAGCAGTCATAGTAGCAATAATAGTTTCGATGATAGGCTTTCACGTTATGGCTAGCCTTGGAGTTATACAACTGAATCCTAAATCCTTCTTTTGGGGCGCCAACATAGTTGGCGGTTTCATATTCGGCGTCGGCATGGTCCTAGCCGGAGGATGCGCCAGTGGAACAACATACAGGGTCGGAGAGGGAATGGTTGGCTCCTTTGTTGCATTATTGGGTTTTATGATGTCCGCTGTCATAACTAGCTCAGGAGCGCTAAAAGGAGTAAAGTCAGACCTACAAACCATGACAAAAATAACTATAACGGACCAAGGACCCCTTGTAGCATCTACGAATAGAAGTCCAACACTCGCTAACATAATAGGTGTAGATCCATGGATTATCGTTATAGTAATCGCAATCATCGGAATAGGAGTCTTGGCTTGGAAACGGAAAGGTGGAGAAAAAACTGAAGGAAGCTTATCTGAAAAAATATTTAAACGTGGCTGGTCATGGTGGGCAACTGGAATAGTCATTGGCATAATAGCTATGATAGCGTTTCCAGCATCGGCAGCCGCAGGACGAAATTATCCATTAGGAATTACTGGTGGTTGGTCAACGTTTCTTAATACACTTATCAAAGGAGACGCAAACGTACTGACTTGGGAAACTTTCCTTGTCATTGGAGTGGTAATCGGAGCCGCCATAGCAGCTGGTATTGCAGGAGAATTTAAACTGCGAGCACCTGGTCCTGGAAGACTAGTGCAACAGTTCATTGGAGGCTTATTACTTGGAATAGGTGCGGTAATCGCCGATGGATGCAACATTGGACACATACTTAGCGGAATACCTCAGCTCGCGATAAGCAGTATTATTGCAGGGTTCTCTATAATTATGGGTTGCTGGGTCACGGCATACTTGCTATTGATGAGGAGATAG
- a CDS encoding bifunctional acetate--CoA ligase family protein/GNAT family N-acetyltransferase: MYLDKIFNPRSVAIIGASDEEGTVGYALMKNFIELGFEGKVYPVNIRKPEIMGLKTYQSVDQIPEPVDLAIIATPAKTVPDVVEQCGKAGIKGIIIISAGFKEIGAEGKALEDKITEIKRKYGLRIIGPNCLGIIRPSANLNATFISKMPKPGNIAFISQSGALGSAILDWAIEENIGFSNFVSVGSMIDVDFGDLIDYFGTDPKTRSILMYIEGITNARKFLSAARHFARTKPIIVVKAGKFTESAKAAASHTGSLTGEDMIYDAAFKRAGMVRVEEIADLFNAAEVLGMQPLPKGPNLAIITNAGGPGVMATDALIARGGKLAKLSQKTMDYFNSILPPYWSRGNPIDILGDAHADRYKAVVEACLNDENVDGILIIYTSQAVAEPVEIAQAIAEVVKNRGYQNKTILTSFMGRGAVEDANRILNQNSIPTYGTPEQAIKTYLYMYNYKRNLELIYETPEELPVDASPPKRPIMTIIRNAAAENRELLNEAEAKKLLEYYEFPVAKTMVAETPEEAVSCASQIGYPVVLKILSPQITHKTDAGGVILDLKNETEVHEAYETIIKNAKAYNPNAEIIGVTVQKMINKRGYEVILGAKTDPLFGPVILFGMGGVGVELFKDFSLGLPPLNQTLVRRMMEETKVYQLLKGYRNVPPANIKLLEEIIVRFSQLLIDFPQIKEIDINPLFINEKEACAIDARILIDKERVFQKIEPHQHLVISPYPKKYETLWRMRDGRTVLLRPIKPEDEPLWLEMFQNFSEESIRYRFFQIIKDTPHEMRVRYCNIDYDREIAIIAELTEEGRRKILGVVRVSIEPDGKKGEIAFIIADPWQGLGLGTKMVDYTIDICKDMGIETLYAIMLPDNHRAISLTRKMGFALKYMEDGTVKGTLNLKEETRFIGSANSLESVKPQVQETDLKHDGQRESEAISN; this comes from the coding sequence ATGTATCTTGACAAGATTTTTAATCCTCGAAGCGTCGCCATAATCGGCGCAAGCGACGAAGAGGGCACAGTAGGCTATGCATTAATGAAAAATTTTATTGAGCTTGGTTTCGAGGGCAAAGTCTACCCCGTAAACATTCGCAAGCCAGAAATAATGGGTTTAAAGACTTACCAGTCTGTTGACCAAATCCCAGAACCAGTCGACCTAGCCATAATTGCTACTCCAGCCAAAACTGTTCCAGACGTAGTCGAACAGTGCGGCAAAGCAGGAATAAAAGGCATAATCATAATCTCAGCGGGCTTCAAAGAAATCGGCGCCGAAGGCAAAGCACTAGAAGACAAAATAACTGAAATAAAACGCAAATACGGCTTACGCATAATCGGACCAAACTGTTTAGGCATAATTCGCCCAAGCGCCAACTTAAACGCTACCTTCATAAGCAAAATGCCCAAACCAGGCAACATAGCCTTCATCAGCCAATCCGGCGCACTCGGCTCCGCAATTCTTGACTGGGCAATAGAAGAAAACATAGGCTTCAGCAACTTCGTCTCAGTAGGCTCAATGATAGACGTAGACTTCGGCGATTTAATCGACTATTTCGGAACAGACCCAAAAACCCGCAGCATCCTCATGTACATAGAAGGCATAACAAACGCACGCAAATTCCTAAGCGCAGCCCGCCACTTCGCACGAACAAAACCCATAATTGTAGTAAAAGCAGGCAAATTCACAGAAAGCGCAAAAGCCGCCGCTAGCCACACTGGCTCGCTTACAGGCGAAGACATGATTTACGATGCGGCATTCAAACGCGCAGGTATGGTGCGCGTAGAAGAAATCGCTGACCTATTCAACGCCGCCGAAGTCCTAGGCATGCAGCCCTTGCCAAAGGGACCGAACCTTGCCATAATCACAAACGCAGGTGGACCCGGTGTGATGGCTACTGATGCTTTAATTGCGCGGGGCGGAAAACTTGCCAAACTAAGCCAGAAAACAATGGATTATTTCAACAGTATTTTGCCGCCTTACTGGAGCAGAGGCAATCCAATCGACATTTTAGGAGATGCACACGCAGACCGCTACAAGGCAGTAGTTGAAGCGTGCTTAAACGACGAAAACGTGGACGGCATCCTAATCATCTATACGTCTCAAGCAGTTGCTGAACCAGTCGAAATCGCGCAAGCCATAGCAGAAGTAGTAAAAAACAGGGGCTACCAAAACAAGACAATCTTAACTTCTTTTATGGGACGCGGAGCCGTAGAAGACGCAAACCGCATCTTGAACCAAAACAGCATCCCGACATATGGAACGCCAGAACAAGCAATCAAAACCTACCTTTACATGTACAATTACAAACGCAACTTGGAACTAATCTACGAAACACCAGAAGAACTTCCAGTCGATGCGTCTCCGCCAAAACGCCCAATCATGACAATAATCCGCAACGCAGCCGCAGAAAACCGTGAACTTCTAAACGAAGCTGAAGCCAAAAAACTACTAGAATACTACGAGTTTCCAGTAGCAAAAACAATGGTCGCAGAAACACCTGAAGAAGCAGTCTCATGTGCCTCGCAAATCGGCTACCCAGTCGTTCTAAAAATCCTCTCTCCACAAATAACGCATAAAACTGACGCGGGCGGCGTAATCCTCGACCTGAAAAACGAAACCGAAGTCCACGAAGCCTACGAAACCATCATAAAAAACGCGAAAGCCTACAACCCCAACGCTGAAATCATCGGCGTAACGGTGCAAAAAATGATAAACAAACGAGGCTACGAAGTAATACTTGGCGCAAAAACCGACCCGCTTTTTGGACCGGTAATACTCTTTGGTATGGGCGGCGTAGGTGTGGAGCTTTTTAAAGACTTTTCACTTGGGCTTCCGCCCTTAAATCAGACGTTAGTAAGGCGGATGATGGAAGAAACCAAAGTTTACCAGCTTCTGAAAGGCTACAGAAATGTGCCACCCGCTAACATTAAACTTCTCGAAGAAATAATCGTGCGCTTCTCGCAATTGCTAATTGATTTTCCACAAATAAAAGAAATTGACATTAACCCGCTTTTCATAAACGAGAAAGAGGCTTGCGCAATAGACGCGCGTATTCTCATAGACAAAGAGCGCGTCTTCCAAAAAATCGAGCCACACCAGCATCTAGTGATAAGCCCCTACCCAAAGAAGTATGAAACTTTATGGCGGATGCGCGACGGGCGAACCGTGCTGTTAAGACCTATAAAACCCGAAGACGAACCCTTATGGCTGGAAATGTTCCAAAACTTCAGTGAAGAATCCATACGTTACCGCTTCTTCCAAATAATAAAGGATACACCGCACGAAATGCGAGTACGCTACTGCAACATCGACTACGACCGCGAAATCGCCATAATCGCCGAATTAACCGAAGAAGGACGAAGAAAAATCCTCGGCGTCGTCCGCGTCAGCATTGAACCAGACGGCAAAAAAGGCGAAATCGCCTTCATAATCGCAGACCCATGGCAAGGACTCGGCTTAGGCACGAAAATGGTTGACTACACAATCGACATATGCAAGGACATGGGCATCGAAACATTATACGCGATAATGTTGCCGGACAACCACCGTGCCATCAGCCTAACAAGAAAAATGGGTTTTGCACTGAAGTACATGGAAGACGGCACAGTCAAAGGCACACTAAACCTAAAAGAAGAAACTAGATTTATTGGTTCTGCGAATTCTCTGGAATCAGTAAAGCCACAAGTTCAAGAAACAGATCTTAAACATGATGGACAAAGAGAATCTGAGGCAATAAGTAATTGA
- a CDS encoding WD40 repeat domain-containing protein: MKRKIVLTLTLTILVSALLCAKLISTNHADATQTTVQLLWTNLMEVYDVAVSADGNYLAAVNDTGLHYFDADSPNPIWSYQPEAGTLISVAISADGDYVVAGDTNGHLHYFNQSTQRTGSQTAPTWTSIGMGPGPVEKGTLDMSANGNYTVVGGTGISIWYYAGCTARTGSDQPPTWTYTAGVSDYRTVHISPNGKYLAGGGARYEGGFVIFFKDADTLEGTPSPTWMAQNQLTSTITELALSDDGYTVAAIDYGPSPSTLYYWANATNLTGDPEATWTNPGSFSCVGASGNGDTVVTGGIYFTSVHYWANARTRTGTQDEDWINLTETNVYDIAISKDGSIMAVPTMDPSSGDYAAYFLTANGNIIGNITLLSFANMVSMSTAGTTVAMAGPGYDSLYLFKIEIDSTPPSINDVYQQPDEDNVYPTNTVIVYANVTDDQSGVKQVTLNYTTGNGTWFTQAMEFYISDIWNTTIPAFPYCTTITYIIIAEDNAHNTISTEELGFMPHYHVIPEYTPTIPILALMTATTLTAATYKRKRKQ, encoded by the coding sequence ATGAAAAGAAAAATCGTTCTCACCCTAACATTGACAATACTAGTATCTGCCTTATTATGTGCAAAACTTATCTCAACAAACCACGCAGACGCCACGCAAACAACCGTGCAACTTCTATGGACGAATCTCATGGAAGTATACGATGTGGCAGTTTCAGCCGACGGCAACTACCTAGCCGCAGTAAACGACACTGGCTTACATTATTTCGATGCTGACAGCCCCAACCCAATATGGTCTTACCAGCCAGAAGCAGGCACACTTATTTCCGTGGCTATATCAGCTGACGGTGACTACGTAGTAGCAGGCGACACTAATGGGCACCTACATTACTTTAACCAGTCAACCCAGAGAACAGGCAGCCAAACTGCGCCAACATGGACAAGCATTGGCATGGGTCCTGGACCAGTAGAGAAGGGCACCTTGGATATGTCGGCAAACGGCAACTACACCGTAGTAGGCGGGACAGGCATAAGCATATGGTACTACGCTGGATGCACAGCACGAACAGGGTCAGACCAACCCCCAACATGGACCTACACAGCAGGCGTAAGTGATTACCGCACTGTTCACATCTCACCAAACGGCAAATACTTAGCAGGCGGAGGGGCAAGATACGAAGGCGGATTTGTAATTTTCTTCAAAGACGCCGATACACTTGAAGGAACTCCATCGCCAACATGGATGGCACAGAATCAACTAACCAGCACAATAACGGAATTGGCACTGTCAGATGATGGCTACACAGTAGCAGCAATAGACTACGGACCTAGCCCTTCAACCCTGTACTATTGGGCAAACGCCACAAACCTAACAGGCGACCCAGAAGCAACATGGACAAACCCAGGCTCGTTCAGCTGCGTAGGCGCTAGCGGTAACGGCGACACTGTAGTAACAGGGGGCATCTACTTTACAAGTGTGCACTACTGGGCAAACGCAAGAACACGCACAGGAACACAAGACGAAGACTGGATAAACCTAACCGAAACAAACGTGTACGACATAGCAATAAGCAAAGACGGAAGCATAATGGCGGTTCCAACAATGGACCCCTCATCAGGCGATTATGCAGCTTACTTCTTAACAGCAAATGGTAACATCATAGGCAACATTACACTGCTGTCTTTTGCAAACATGGTTTCAATGTCCACTGCGGGCACAACAGTAGCTATGGCTGGACCAGGCTACGATAGCCTATACCTATTCAAAATAGAAATAGACTCGACCCCTCCCTCAATAAACGATGTTTACCAACAACCAGACGAAGACAACGTGTATCCAACCAACACGGTAATAGTCTACGCCAACGTGACAGACGACCAAAGCGGAGTAAAACAGGTAACGCTAAACTATACGACCGGCAACGGAACATGGTTCACCCAAGCAATGGAATTTTACATATCAGACATCTGGAATACCACAATACCAGCCTTCCCATACTGCACAACAATAACCTACATAATCATAGCAGAAGACAACGCTCACAACACAATATCAACAGAAGAACTAGGATTCATGCCTCATTACCACGTAATCCCAGAATACACGCCCACAATACCCATACTAGCACTAATGACAGCAACAACCCTAACAGCCGCAACCTACAAAAGAAAAAGAAAACAATAA
- the gltA gene encoding NADPH-dependent glutamate synthase: MEVAVVAESKSKPKIKKEAVPIPKQKPEERRHNFNEVALGYTEEQALEEANRCLQCPKPQCVTGCPVEIEIPAFIKLLREGKYEEAIAKIKEKNSLPAICGRVCPQEEQCQLKCVVGKVGEPVSIGRLERFLADWERERGFKVPEIAKPTGKKVAVIGAGPAGLTVAADLAKLGHKVVIFEALHLPGGVLVYGIPEFRLPKKIVQAEVDYIQRLGVELKCGFLVGRTYTIPELLKERGFDAVFIGTGAGLPAFMNVPGEDLGGIYSANEFLIRVNLMKSYAFPCYDTPIRIGKHVVVIGGGNVAMDSARSALRLGAEEVCIVYRRSREELPARKEEIENAEQEGIVCKFLAAPTRFIGDEKGWVKQMECICMELGPPDESGRRRPVPVKGSEFVMDTDTVIVAIGRTPNPIIQRTTEGLAVTKWGTIVVDENGKTSLEGVYAGGDIVTGEATVISAMGAGKKAARAIHEYLMKK; encoded by the coding sequence ATGGAGGTTGCCGTTGTGGCGGAAAGTAAGTCTAAACCCAAAATTAAGAAGGAAGCCGTGCCGATTCCCAAACAGAAACCTGAAGAGCGTAGGCATAATTTTAATGAGGTTGCTTTGGGTTATACCGAAGAGCAGGCGCTTGAAGAAGCGAATCGTTGTTTGCAGTGTCCAAAGCCGCAGTGTGTTACTGGCTGTCCAGTTGAGATTGAGATTCCAGCTTTTATCAAATTGTTGCGTGAAGGCAAGTATGAGGAAGCCATAGCGAAGATTAAGGAGAAAAATTCTTTGCCAGCCATTTGTGGGCGTGTTTGTCCTCAGGAAGAGCAGTGTCAGCTGAAGTGCGTTGTTGGAAAGGTTGGCGAGCCAGTTAGTATTGGGCGTTTGGAGCGGTTTTTGGCTGATTGGGAGAGGGAACGCGGCTTTAAGGTTCCAGAAATTGCGAAGCCAACTGGGAAGAAGGTTGCGGTTATTGGTGCTGGTCCTGCTGGTTTGACGGTTGCTGCTGATTTGGCTAAGCTTGGGCATAAGGTTGTCATTTTTGAGGCTTTGCATTTGCCTGGTGGCGTTTTGGTTTATGGTATTCCTGAGTTTCGTTTGCCGAAGAAGATTGTGCAGGCGGAGGTTGATTATATTCAACGGTTGGGTGTGGAGCTTAAGTGTGGCTTTTTGGTTGGGCGTACTTACACGATTCCAGAATTACTTAAAGAGCGTGGTTTTGACGCGGTTTTTATCGGGACTGGTGCGGGTTTGCCAGCGTTTATGAATGTGCCTGGTGAGGATTTGGGTGGGATTTATAGTGCGAATGAGTTTTTGATTAGGGTTAATCTTATGAAGTCTTATGCGTTTCCGTGTTACGACACTCCAATCCGCATTGGAAAGCATGTGGTTGTTATTGGCGGTGGCAACGTAGCCATGGATAGTGCGCGTTCTGCTTTGCGTTTGGGTGCTGAGGAGGTTTGTATTGTTTATAGGCGTTCAAGAGAGGAACTGCCAGCAAGGAAGGAAGAAATTGAAAATGCGGAACAGGAAGGTATAGTGTGTAAGTTTTTGGCTGCGCCTACACGGTTTATCGGCGACGAGAAAGGCTGGGTTAAGCAGATGGAGTGTATCTGCATGGAGTTGGGTCCGCCTGATGAGAGTGGTAGGCGTAGACCTGTGCCTGTTAAGGGCAGCGAGTTTGTTATGGATACTGACACGGTGATTGTTGCGATTGGTAGAACGCCTAATCCGATTATTCAGCGCACTACGGAGGGTTTGGCGGTTACGAAGTGGGGCACGATTGTTGTGGATGAGAATGGTAAGACGAGTCTTGAGGGTGTTTATGCTGGTGGGGATATTGTGACTGGTGAGGCGACTGTGATTAGTGCTATGGGTGCTGGGAAGAAAGCGGCGAGGGCGATTCATGAGTATTTGATGAAGAAGTAA